Proteins from one Staphylococcus sp. IVB6214 genomic window:
- a CDS encoding CcdC protein domain-containing protein, which translates to MSYLVFSIIVAFVMGAAVIVVRMKAQQYPVNIKKIILPPVFMSTGALMYVVPYFRLTHTEIVESIVVGVIFSTVLMFTSHFEVKKNEIYLKKSKAFPVVLVSLLVIRTVLKVFLGNSIDAGELAGMFFLLAFSMLLPWRLAMLWRYQQLKKRMFHHTT; encoded by the coding sequence TTGAGCTATTTAGTATTTTCAATCATAGTAGCATTTGTCATGGGGGCTGCTGTGATTGTTGTGCGTATGAAAGCACAACAGTATCCAGTGAATATAAAGAAGATTATTTTGCCACCTGTTTTTATGTCGACAGGTGCACTAATGTACGTTGTCCCTTATTTTCGATTGACGCATACAGAAATTGTAGAATCAATTGTAGTGGGTGTGATCTTTTCAACAGTATTGATGTTCACTTCTCATTTCGAAGTGAAAAAAAATGAGATTTACTTAAAAAAATCAAAAGCGTTTCCTGTTGTACTCGTGTCATTATTAGTGATTCGTACAGTGCTCAAAGTCTTTCTAGGGAACTCTATTGATGCAGGAGAGCTTGCAGGTATGTTTTTCTTACTTGCATTCAGTATGCTATTACCGTGGCGTTTAGCGATGCTGTGGCGATATCAACAGTTAAAAAAACGTATGTTTCACCATACGACGTAG
- the mscL gene encoding large conductance mechanosensitive channel protein MscL: MFQEFKEFALKGNVLDLAVAVVMGAAFNKIVTSLVENIIMPLIGLLFGEVDFAENWSAFGIKYGIFIQSIIDFLIVAFALFIFVKIANTVVKPAEVEEEIEENTLILTEIRDILRNK, from the coding sequence ATGTTTCAAGAGTTTAAAGAGTTTGCGCTAAAAGGCAATGTATTAGATTTAGCAGTCGCTGTTGTTATGGGTGCTGCATTCAATAAAATTGTGACATCTTTAGTAGAAAACATCATCATGCCGTTAATCGGTTTATTATTCGGAGAAGTAGACTTCGCTGAAAACTGGTCAGCTTTCGGTATTAAATATGGTATTTTCATTCAATCAATCATCGACTTCTTGATTGTTGCATTTGCATTATTCATTTTCGTGAAAATTGCTAACACAGTTGTAAAACCTGCTGAAGTTGAAGAAGAAATCGAAGAAAACACACTTATTTTAACTGAAATCCGTGACATCTTACGCAATAAGTAA
- a CDS encoding YneF family protein, whose protein sequence is MATWLAILLIVIALIIGLVGGFFLARKYMMDYLKKNPPINEEMLRMMMMQMGQKPSQKKINQMMTMMNKNMEKKM, encoded by the coding sequence ATGGCAACATGGTTAGCGATATTATTAATTGTTATTGCACTTATCATCGGTCTTGTTGGTGGATTCTTCTTAGCTCGTAAATATATGATGGATTATTTGAAAAAGAACCCACCTATTAATGAAGAGATGTTACGTATGATGATGATGCAGATGGGACAAAAACCATCACAAAAGAAAATCAATCAAATGATGACAATGATGAACAAAAATATGGAAAAGAAAATGTAA
- a CDS encoding ISL3 family transposase, producing MCNDILKLLKIKDENIQVLKVEEDVEVRGQLSTVVYGTLSYTPKACMKCGCVNDGQIHKHGKRVSRLTLLKSQESNVYLNLAKERFKCLHCLKTFTAQTNIVDSNCFITNLVKLAIQDKLTRVQSEIDIANDCSVSPSTVKRCIHHISQSLIVKPSSGLPKHLSIDEFKSVKNVTTAMSFLFINNETNQIIDILEDRRIHKLKEYFYRFDRRERLAVKTVTADMYEPYINFIHEVFPNAILIFDRFHIVQHLNRELNKQRISIMNTCRYKSSTDYTKMKKHWKLFLSDRQDINSYEYFWSKSFKTYTTSRDILEYLLNLDQQLYDTYMLVHHLREALKQCDWLRFKETLMSVEKKHVSRGVWRVIRFYKKYEYILYSTIKHPKLNNGAIEGINNKIKLIKRVSYGYRNFNNFKARILIIFKLYQRRKKDSLLINNAA from the coding sequence ATGTGTAATGATATATTAAAACTATTAAAAATAAAAGATGAAAATATTCAAGTTCTTAAAGTGGAAGAAGATGTAGAAGTGCGTGGTCAGCTTTCTACGGTTGTTTATGGAACACTTTCTTATACACCAAAGGCATGTATGAAGTGTGGTTGTGTCAATGACGGACAAATACATAAGCACGGTAAACGTGTTTCGCGTTTAACACTATTAAAATCTCAAGAGTCTAATGTTTATCTTAATTTAGCGAAAGAACGCTTTAAGTGTCTACATTGTTTAAAGACTTTTACGGCTCAAACAAACATTGTTGATAGTAATTGCTTTATTACTAACCTTGTGAAATTAGCGATTCAGGACAAACTCACACGTGTACAGTCTGAGATAGACATTGCTAATGATTGTAGTGTTTCACCAAGCACAGTTAAGAGATGTATTCACCATATCTCACAATCATTAATAGTAAAACCTTCATCTGGATTGCCTAAACATCTCTCCATAGATGAATTTAAAAGCGTTAAAAATGTGACAACAGCGATGAGTTTTCTGTTTATAAATAATGAAACGAATCAGATTATCGATATCTTAGAAGATAGACGTATTCACAAACTTAAAGAGTACTTCTATCGTTTTGATCGTCGTGAACGATTAGCTGTCAAAACGGTCACAGCCGATATGTATGAACCCTACATTAACTTCATTCATGAAGTATTCCCGAATGCGATTTTAATCTTTGATCGTTTTCACATTGTTCAGCACCTTAACCGTGAACTTAATAAGCAACGTATTTCTATAATGAATACTTGTCGCTATAAGTCATCAACAGATTACACGAAAATGAAAAAACACTGGAAACTTTTCCTTTCTGACAGACAAGATATCAACAGCTATGAATACTTTTGGTCGAAGTCCTTCAAAACGTATACGACATCAAGAGATATTTTAGAGTATCTATTAAATCTTGATCAGCAGCTCTATGACACATATATGTTAGTTCATCACCTTCGAGAAGCATTAAAACAATGTGATTGGTTACGTTTCAAAGAAACTTTAATGAGTGTTGAAAAGAAGCATGTATCACGTGGTGTTTGGCGTGTCATTCGGTTCTATAAAAAATACGAGTATATCCTTTATTCAACAATTAAACACCCTAAGTTAAACAATGGAGCGATTGAAGGTATCAATAATAAAATTAAGCTTATTAAACGTGTATCATATGGCTATCGAAACTTTAATAACTTCAAGGCAAGGATACTGATTATTTTTAAGCTATATCAACGACGTAAAAAGGATAGTTTACTAATAAATAACGCTGCATAA
- the sbcC gene encoding exonuclease subunit SbcC: protein MKPIRLHLENFGPFVQEEIDFSKIHDNQLFLISGKTGSGKTMIFDGIVFALYGRASTEKREVKHLRSQFADPNEPLKVTYEFEVRGRRYKVIRTAPYVTPDNQQVKHQTIEVYAFDGTTYHLEESKNRESKQYLLDLINLEHEQFRQLFILPQGEFKRFLISSTKEKQPILRTLFNTQLYEFLNDRLVNNTKDIKIKIANQQEKIKDKWQTLETFDHEALQTYQMLSAEQYDRLFEVLPEYQLIGEQIVKNLDTETKQLNKRTEAVKAELEQQRKRLELEEKYEQILEEIKVLESEKTQIQKDETLLQRIRESKSAIRLYRDQTNEEAQLSEYDKQMQRLENALDQAQQEMSQLDRKEVELSEQSHAIEEKREFVRKTHYFYENHQQFIKYVKNEKERKKEIEVLVERLAQYETKVTNLHKQTGEQVIDIDKEKDLFIQIEQLKRDVDDIAQAEEKAKEASRLKEEIKKIKYVMEDLNEKVMEKTQQIVHLTSHDHTLLNHESAVDVLRSELHLGEPCPVCQQIVHELAEGASMATLKEQRHQNEQLEQEINKLKEQINDCKIHLSVSEAKYESVSDVQFDSEKLQSQKELLEETSQTYQELHDTNKKLEKTQKQLADLKQLMNGIEQEIAVKKEQLARDIEALAEFEQKTTYTDVQQFVYEYEQQSQAVEGYDKALAHQQQERQKREKQVNDITSQRNTTTALMKVSRKKIQQLQSELDVELERLNLDGVHELERVMKEVDKEAEIEARIKKHNEMYHVKLDHQKELSKQIQAMDVKDLTELEHKYEEINNKHREYFKQLSQAQLKLDNNERSIEMIEQEIIYLKEQLDQQRELVFLSDVIKGNNDKKLSLENYVLTYYLDQILLQANKRLLNMTGDRYQLVRKEEKGKGYSGLEIDVFDYYANQSRPINSLSGGETFQASLALALGLCEIVQNEQGGISLDAMFIDEGFGTLDQETLETALDTLIQLQSSGRLVGVISHVTELKERIPVVLEVVSNNYQSHTQLVFRE, encoded by the coding sequence GTGAAACCGATACGTTTACATCTTGAAAATTTTGGTCCTTTTGTTCAGGAAGAAATAGATTTTTCTAAAATACATGATAATCAACTCTTTTTAATTTCTGGAAAGACGGGTTCCGGAAAGACGATGATTTTTGACGGTATCGTATTTGCATTATACGGACGTGCATCTACTGAAAAGAGAGAAGTAAAGCATTTGCGTAGCCAGTTTGCTGACCCGAATGAACCATTAAAAGTAACTTATGAATTTGAAGTGCGTGGTCGTCGTTATAAAGTGATTCGAACAGCCCCTTATGTGACACCAGATAATCAGCAAGTGAAGCATCAAACGATAGAAGTGTATGCGTTTGACGGTACAACTTATCATTTAGAAGAAAGCAAAAACAGAGAAAGTAAACAATATTTATTAGACCTTATCAATTTGGAGCATGAACAATTTCGACAATTATTCATACTACCACAAGGTGAATTCAAACGCTTCTTAATTTCTAGCACGAAAGAGAAACAACCCATTTTAAGAACGCTGTTTAATACGCAATTGTATGAATTTTTAAATGATAGACTAGTTAATAATACGAAAGATATCAAAATAAAGATAGCGAACCAGCAAGAGAAAATAAAGGACAAGTGGCAAACACTTGAGACATTTGATCATGAAGCGCTTCAAACTTATCAAATGTTATCTGCAGAGCAGTATGATCGTTTATTTGAAGTTTTACCGGAGTATCAATTAATTGGTGAACAGATTGTTAAAAACCTAGACACAGAAACGAAACAATTAAATAAGCGTACTGAAGCTGTCAAAGCTGAACTTGAACAGCAAAGGAAACGGCTTGAATTAGAAGAAAAATACGAACAGATTCTTGAAGAAATCAAGGTACTCGAATCAGAGAAAACACAAATTCAAAAAGATGAAACATTGTTACAAAGGATTAGAGAAAGTAAAAGTGCCATACGCCTATATCGTGATCAGACAAACGAAGAGGCACAACTGTCTGAATATGATAAACAGATGCAACGTTTAGAAAATGCTCTTGATCAAGCACAGCAAGAAATGTCGCAATTGGATCGTAAGGAAGTTGAATTATCAGAGCAAAGCCATGCCATTGAAGAAAAACGAGAATTTGTTAGAAAAACGCATTATTTTTATGAAAATCATCAACAATTTATTAAATACGTAAAGAATGAGAAGGAAAGAAAAAAAGAGATTGAAGTGTTAGTAGAACGTCTTGCTCAATATGAAACAAAAGTTACAAATCTTCATAAACAAACAGGAGAGCAAGTTATAGATATTGATAAAGAGAAAGATCTTTTCATTCAAATAGAACAACTCAAACGGGATGTTGACGATATAGCACAAGCAGAAGAAAAAGCGAAGGAAGCCAGTCGCTTAAAAGAAGAAATTAAGAAAATTAAATATGTGATGGAAGATTTGAATGAGAAAGTCATGGAAAAAACGCAACAGATAGTACATCTAACATCACATGACCATACATTGTTAAACCATGAAAGTGCTGTTGATGTTTTAAGAAGTGAATTGCATTTAGGTGAGCCATGCCCTGTTTGTCAGCAGATTGTTCATGAGCTGGCAGAAGGAGCGTCAATGGCAACATTGAAAGAGCAACGTCATCAAAATGAACAGTTAGAGCAAGAGATCAATAAGTTGAAAGAGCAGATAAATGATTGCAAAATACACTTATCAGTAAGTGAGGCCAAATATGAAAGTGTGTCTGACGTTCAATTTGATAGCGAAAAACTGCAATCACAAAAAGAATTATTAGAAGAAACATCACAAACGTACCAAGAATTGCACGATACGAATAAAAAATTAGAAAAAACACAAAAACAACTTGCAGATTTAAAGCAATTAATGAATGGTATCGAGCAAGAGATAGCAGTTAAAAAGGAACAATTGGCACGTGATATAGAAGCACTTGCAGAATTTGAACAGAAAACAACATACACAGATGTTCAACAATTTGTATATGAATATGAACAACAGTCTCAAGCAGTCGAAGGTTATGACAAAGCATTAGCGCACCAACAACAAGAAAGACAAAAGCGTGAAAAACAAGTCAATGACATCACTTCTCAAAGAAATACGACAACAGCATTGATGAAAGTCTCACGTAAGAAAATTCAACAATTACAATCAGAACTTGATGTCGAACTTGAGCGTTTAAACTTGGATGGTGTGCATGAATTAGAACGAGTGATGAAAGAAGTAGATAAAGAGGCAGAGATAGAAGCACGCATAAAAAAACATAATGAAATGTATCATGTTAAACTGGATCATCAGAAAGAATTGTCTAAACAGATACAAGCAATGGATGTAAAGGATTTAACAGAACTTGAACATAAGTATGAAGAAATAAACAATAAACATCGGGAGTACTTCAAACAATTGAGTCAAGCACAATTAAAATTAGATAATAATGAACGATCCATAGAGATGATTGAGCAAGAGATTATTTATTTGAAAGAGCAGCTTGATCAACAACGAGAACTGGTATTCTTATCTGATGTTATTAAAGGGAATAACGATAAAAAGTTAAGTCTTGAAAACTATGTGTTGACTTATTACTTGGATCAAATATTGTTGCAAGCGAATAAGCGACTACTTAATATGACAGGAGATCGTTATCAGCTCGTCCGTAAAGAAGAAAAGGGGAAAGGTTATAGTGGCTTGGAAATTGATGTGTTTGATTATTACGCCAATCAATCACGTCCAATTAACTCTTTGTCAGGTGGTGAGACATTCCAAGCTTCATTAGCATTGGCACTTGGTCTGTGTGAAATTGTTCAAAACGAGCAAGGGGGTATATCGCTAGACGCGATGTTTATTGATGAAGGTTTTGGAACGCTCGATCAAGAAACGTTGGAAACGGCACTTGATACATTGATTCAACTTCAATCAAGTGGTCGTTTGGTTGGTGTTATTTCGCATGTTACCGAGTTGAAAGAAAGGATTCCAGTTGTTTTAGAAGTTGTTTCAAATAACTATCAAAGTCACACACAATTGGTATTTCGAGAATAA
- the sosA gene encoding DNA damage-induced cell division inhibitor SosA, translating to MIQQKYHELTLFLIVFLVSIILCFAFFIMASQNEQVEQTYEMTDHSLKNTEQYEAAPDHSNEESVFAITLSK from the coding sequence ATGATTCAACAAAAATATCACGAGTTAACACTGTTTTTAATTGTATTCCTAGTCTCTATCATCTTGTGTTTTGCTTTCTTTATTATGGCAAGTCAAAACGAACAGGTGGAACAGACGTACGAAATGACAGATCACTCACTTAAAAATACAGAACAATATGAAGCAGCACCTGATCACAGTAATGAAGAGAGTGTGTTTGCTATTACGTTAAGTAAATAA
- the tkt gene encoding transketolase, producing MFDKNDSLAVNTLRALSIDAIEKANSGHPGLPMGAAPMAYTLWTRHLNFNPKADQYFNRDRFVLSAGHGSALLYSLLHVSGGLALDELKNFRQWDSKTPGHPEFRHTQGVEITTGPLGQGFAMAVGMAMAEKHLSDKYNQDGISIVDHHTYVLASDGDLMEGISHEAASLAGHLKLDKLITLYDSNDISLDGKTNKSFSENIKQRFEAYGWNHLLVEDGNDLEAIDRAIETAKEQAGPTIIEVKTIIGYGSPNKSNSHTSHGAPLGADERALTFDNYALDADKQFHVDEVVYDIFKETMIERADAHEAAWEAEFKKYEEKYPELAATFKTAIAGELPEDYAASLPQFEVGHNAASRADSGEVIQAISAAVPSFFGGSADLASSNKSNVKAEGDFSAEDGSGRNIWFGVREFAMAAAVNGMAAHGGVHPYGATFFVFSDYVKPALRLSSLMGLGSTFIFTHDSIAVGEDGPTHEPVEQLAGLRAMPNLNVIRPADGNETRVAWQVALESKSTPTALVLTRQGLPVLDVDFAAVEEGVRKGAYVVYETETTPEYVLLATGSEVSLLVDVAKELAEQGKGVRVVSMPNWQAFEQQPQAYKDEVLLPHVEKRVAAEMGATLGWHKYVGMHGKVIGIDRFGASAPGNLVIEKYGFTKEQVLAEIEQL from the coding sequence ATGTTTGATAAAAATGATAGTTTAGCAGTGAATACACTGCGTGCTTTGAGTATTGATGCAATTGAAAAAGCAAATTCAGGACATCCGGGTCTTCCTATGGGTGCAGCACCTATGGCTTATACGTTATGGACACGTCATTTGAATTTCAATCCAAAAGCTGATCAATACTTTAATAGAGACAGATTTGTCTTATCTGCTGGACATGGATCAGCACTACTTTACAGTCTTTTACATGTTTCTGGTGGTTTAGCATTGGATGAATTAAAAAACTTTAGACAATGGGATTCAAAAACACCAGGGCACCCTGAGTTCCGTCATACACAAGGTGTAGAGATTACAACAGGACCATTAGGACAAGGTTTTGCAATGGCTGTTGGTATGGCAATGGCAGAAAAACACTTATCAGATAAATACAATCAAGATGGTATTTCTATCGTAGATCATCACACATATGTATTAGCTTCTGATGGTGACTTGATGGAAGGGATCTCACATGAAGCTGCTTCATTAGCAGGTCACTTGAAGTTAGACAAGTTAATCACATTATATGATTCAAATGATATTTCATTAGATGGAAAAACAAATAAATCATTTTCAGAAAATATTAAACAACGCTTTGAAGCATACGGTTGGAATCATCTTTTAGTAGAAGATGGTAATGATTTAGAAGCGATTGATCGTGCGATTGAAACAGCAAAAGAACAAGCAGGACCAACAATTATCGAAGTGAAGACGATTATTGGATATGGTTCTCCTAACAAATCAAATAGCCATACATCACACGGTGCCCCATTAGGTGCAGATGAACGAGCACTAACGTTTGATAACTACGCGTTAGATGCGGATAAACAATTCCACGTAGATGAAGTTGTTTATGACATTTTCAAGGAAACAATGATTGAACGTGCAGATGCTCATGAAGCTGCATGGGAAGCAGAATTTAAGAAATATGAAGAAAAATATCCAGAACTTGCTGCAACATTCAAAACAGCCATTGCGGGTGAACTTCCAGAAGATTATGCAGCATCATTACCTCAATTTGAAGTGGGTCATAACGCCGCTTCTCGTGCAGACTCCGGTGAAGTGATTCAAGCGATTAGTGCCGCAGTGCCATCATTCTTTGGTGGATCAGCTGACTTAGCTTCATCTAACAAATCAAATGTAAAAGCAGAAGGTGACTTCTCTGCCGAAGATGGTAGTGGCAGAAATATCTGGTTTGGTGTACGTGAGTTTGCGATGGCAGCAGCAGTCAATGGTATGGCAGCACACGGTGGTGTACATCCATATGGTGCGACATTCTTCGTATTCAGTGACTACGTTAAACCTGCATTGCGTTTATCATCATTAATGGGATTAGGTTCAACATTTATCTTCACACATGATTCAATTGCTGTTGGTGAAGATGGCCCGACACATGAACCAGTTGAACAACTTGCTGGTTTACGTGCAATGCCTAACTTAAACGTGATTCGTCCAGCAGATGGTAACGAAACACGTGTTGCTTGGCAAGTAGCACTTGAATCTAAATCAACACCGACTGCTTTAGTATTGACGAGACAAGGATTGCCTGTCTTGGATGTTGACTTTGCAGCGGTTGAAGAGGGTGTACGTAAAGGTGCATATGTTGTTTATGAGACTGAAACAACACCTGAATACGTATTGCTTGCGACAGGTTCAGAGGTGAGTCTACTTGTAGACGTAGCAAAAGAATTAGCTGAGCAAGGTAAAGGTGTACGTGTTGTATCAATGCCAAACTGGCAAGCATTTGAACAACAACCACAAGCTTATAAAGATGAAGTTTTATTACCACATGTTGAGAAACGTGTTGCAGCTGAGATGGGTGCGACTTTAGGTTGGCACAAATATGTCGGTATGCACGGTAAAGTAATTGGTATCGATCGCTTTGGTGCAAGTGCGCCTGGCAACTTAGTAATTGAAAAATACGGTTTCACTAAAGAGCAAGTTTTAGCAGAGATTGAACAACTATAA
- the sbcD gene encoding exonuclease subunit SbcD: MKIIHTADWHLGKRLNSHSFLEDQRYILSQFVEAMIEENPDLIIIAGDIYDTAHPNKNTVAIFEEMVQKLNLQMRIPIIIINGNHDSKERLSYGASWFNQSQLYIRTSLSSFFEPIEFEDIAIYTLPFFSVSEARVYLEQDVKSYEQAVKKFVELVKPQLDTTKKNILVGHFTLHGAPKSDSERDLTIGTIESVSPRYLDGFDCVLLGHIHHPFAIDYAHIFYSGSILQYSFSEVKQAKGYRTIEFDNKGQLKQIFRQLQPQFELEVVEGKYEDIINGHFDRKSDNSYFHFKLREMQHVTEPMQKLKQLYPNTLALTPEVLAISDTVQETGEISQSEPLDIINMFYRMHTEEDLSEIQRDHLVKLIEEERGTH; this comes from the coding sequence ATGAAAATTATTCATACGGCAGATTGGCATTTAGGCAAGCGACTCAATAGTCATAGCTTTTTAGAAGATCAACGTTATATTTTGTCACAGTTTGTTGAAGCAATGATAGAAGAGAATCCAGACTTAATTATTATTGCTGGAGATATATATGATACAGCACATCCTAATAAAAATACGGTGGCAATTTTTGAAGAAATGGTTCAAAAGTTAAACTTGCAAATGCGTATCCCAATTATTATTATCAACGGTAATCATGATAGTAAAGAGCGCCTAAGTTATGGGGCATCATGGTTCAATCAGAGTCAGCTTTATATCCGAACATCGCTATCATCCTTTTTTGAACCGATTGAATTTGAAGATATCGCTATTTACACACTTCCATTTTTTTCAGTTTCTGAGGCACGTGTATACCTTGAACAAGACGTTAAAAGTTATGAACAAGCTGTCAAAAAATTTGTTGAATTGGTGAAACCACAATTGGATACGACGAAAAAAAATATACTTGTTGGACATTTTACGTTACATGGTGCGCCTAAGTCTGATTCTGAACGTGATTTGACAATTGGAACGATAGAGTCTGTATCTCCACGATATTTAGATGGGTTTGATTGTGTTTTGTTAGGACATATCCATCATCCGTTTGCGATAGATTATGCGCATATTTTTTATAGTGGATCGATCTTGCAATATTCTTTTTCTGAAGTGAAACAAGCAAAAGGATATCGTACGATTGAATTTGATAATAAAGGTCAATTAAAACAAATATTTCGTCAGTTACAACCGCAATTTGAACTTGAAGTTGTAGAAGGGAAGTATGAAGATATTATCAACGGTCATTTTGATAGAAAGTCTGATAATAGTTATTTTCATTTTAAATTACGTGAGATGCAACATGTTACGGAACCTATGCAAAAACTAAAACAACTATATCCAAATACATTGGCATTAACGCCAGAAGTTTTAGCAATTTCCGACACAGTACAGGAAACAGGTGAAATTAGTCAATCAGAACCTTTGGATATTATCAATATGTTTTATCGCATGCATACAGAAGAAGACTTATCTGAGATTCAACGTGATCATTTGGTAAAACTCATTGAAGAAGAAAGGGGGACACATTAA
- a CDS encoding DUF896 domain-containing protein has product MLSQDKLNRINELARKKKEQGLTEIEAKEQSKLRSEYLETFRGSFKAQIEQTKIIDPQGNDVTPEKLKSIQKQNNLRK; this is encoded by the coding sequence ATGTTAAGCCAAGATAAATTAAATCGTATTAATGAACTTGCAAGAAAGAAAAAAGAGCAAGGATTAACAGAAATTGAGGCGAAAGAACAATCTAAATTAAGAAGTGAGTATTTAGAGACATTTCGCGGTAGCTTCAAGGCTCAGATTGAACAAACAAAAATAATCGACCCACAAGGTAACGATGTGACGCCTGAAAAATTGAAATCAATTCAGAAGCAAAACAATTTGAGAAAGTAA
- a CDS encoding BCCT family transporter has product MNTSTPEPNGKKFSPVFLISSIIVFAIVLIGVFIPSQFGDFTNEIKIWITDNLGWYYLILTTVIVFFCIFLIFSPIGKLKLGRPNDKPEFNTISWFAMLFSAGMGIGLVFYGAAEPLSHFAAPPTADPMTKQAYAESLRSTFFHWGFHAWAVYGVVALALAYAQFRKGEPGLLSKTLRPILGDRVDGPIGMFIDVLAVFATVIGVAVSLGMGALQIAGGLNYLFGIPNNIVTQGVIIVVVTILFIMSAWSGLSKGIQYLSNLNIGLGSLLMFAALFIGPTVLIMNMFTSSTGSLLDGFLFSSFDTAAQNSQKAEWMSGWTLYYWGWWMSWSPFVGVFIARVSKGRSIREFISGVMLVPVIVSFLWFSVFGVLGIETAKKHKEILDMSVETQLFGVFNHLPMGMVLSMIALLLIASFFITSADSATFVLGMQTTNGSLNPSQFVKVTWGIAQSLIAFVLLLSGNGNGEEGLNALQSAAIISALPFSIVVILMMISFYKDANRERKFLGLTLTPNKHRLKEYVAQSQQDYEEELISKRKVMREQEQ; this is encoded by the coding sequence ATGAATACTTCAACTCCAGAACCAAATGGTAAGAAGTTTTCACCAGTTTTCTTAATCAGTTCTATCATTGTATTTGCAATTGTTTTAATTGGGGTGTTTATCCCATCACAATTTGGCGATTTTACAAATGAAATAAAAATTTGGATTACAGATAACTTAGGTTGGTATTACTTGATTCTAACAACTGTTATCGTGTTCTTCTGTATCTTCTTAATCTTCAGCCCAATTGGTAAATTAAAATTGGGACGCCCAAATGATAAACCAGAATTTAACACAATTTCTTGGTTTGCCATGTTATTCAGTGCGGGTATGGGTATCGGATTGGTATTCTATGGCGCTGCAGAACCACTTTCTCACTTTGCAGCACCTCCAACAGCGGACCCAATGACGAAGCAAGCATATGCAGAATCATTACGTTCAACTTTCTTCCACTGGGGATTCCATGCTTGGGCTGTATATGGTGTCGTAGCATTAGCACTTGCATACGCTCAATTTAGAAAAGGTGAACCCGGCTTACTTTCTAAAACATTACGACCTATCTTAGGCGATCGCGTCGATGGTCCAATCGGTATGTTCATCGATGTACTTGCTGTATTTGCAACTGTTATCGGTGTTGCCGTATCACTTGGTATGGGTGCTTTACAAATTGCCGGTGGTTTAAATTACTTATTCGGCATTCCAAACAATATTGTTACACAAGGTGTCATTATTGTTGTCGTTACAATTTTATTCATCATGAGTGCTTGGTCAGGTTTAAGTAAAGGAATTCAATATTTAAGTAACTTGAATATTGGTTTGGGTTCACTTTTAATGTTTGCTGCTTTATTTATTGGACCAACTGTCTTAATTATGAATATGTTTACAAGTTCAACAGGTAGCTTGTTAGATGGCTTTTTATTCAGTAGTTTTGACACAGCTGCACAAAATTCTCAGAAAGCAGAATGGATGTCTGGTTGGACATTGTACTACTGGGGTTGGTGGATGAGCTGGAGCCCATTCGTTGGGGTCTTCATCGCACGTGTATCAAAAGGGCGTTCAATCCGTGAGTTCATCTCAGGTGTGATGCTCGTTCCAGTTATCGTAAGTTTCTTATGGTTTAGTGTCTTCGGTGTGTTAGGTATTGAAACAGCTAAAAAACATAAAGAAATTCTTGATATGTCAGTAGAAACCCAACTCTTTGGTGTGTTTAATCACTTGCCAATGGGAATGGTATTATCAATGATTGCATTATTACTTATTGCATCATTCTTCATCACTTCAGCAGACTCAGCAACATTCGTTTTAGGTATGCAAACAACGAACGGTTCACTTAATCCAAGTCAATTCGTAAAAGTGACATGGGGTATCGCTCAGTCATTAATAGCCTTCGTATTATTGTTATCAGGTAATGGTAATGGAGAAGAAGGACTGAATGCATTGCAAAGTGCAGCGATTATCAGTGCATTGCCATTCTCTATCGTTGTCATACTTATGATGATTAGTTTCTACAAAGATGCGAACAGAGAACGTAAATTCTTAGGATTAACATTAACACCAAATAAACATCGTCTTAAGGAATACGTTGCCCAGTCACAACAAGACTATGAGGAAGAACTTATTTCAAAAAGAAAAGTGATGAGAGAACAAGAACAATAA